A window of Melopsittacus undulatus isolate bMelUnd1 chromosome 2, bMelUnd1.mat.Z, whole genome shotgun sequence contains these coding sequences:
- the CHORDC1 gene encoding cysteine and histidine-rich domain-containing protein 1, with protein MSLLCYNRGCRQRFDPETNTEESCIYHPGVPVFHDALKGWSCCKRRTTDFSDFLSIVGCTKGFHNSEKPPEPVKPEVKTTSERKELAELKPKFQEHIIQAPKPLETIKRPSPDEPMTNLQLKVSASLKQALDKLKLSSENEEKKEEDSDEIKIGTACKNAGCSKTYQGPESAEEVCIYHSGVPIFHEGMKYWSCCKRKTSDFNTFLAQEGCTTGTHVWTKKDEGKKVVPCRHDWHQTGGEVTISVYAKNSVPDLSYVEANSTMLNIHIVFEGDKEFHRSVKLWGVIDVKRSYVNMTATKIELTMRKAEPLLWASLELPVSSTQQQKESSDQ; from the exons ATGTCGTTGCTGTGCTACAACCGGGGCTGCCGCCAGCGCTTCGATCCCGAAACCAACACGGAGG AATCATGCATATACCATCCAGGTGTGCCAGTCTTTCATGATGCTCTCAAA GGTTGGTCATGTTGTAAGAGAAGAACAACAGACTTTTCTGACTTCCTAAGCATTGTG GGCTGTACAAAGGGTTTCCATAACAGTGAGAAGCCTCCTGAGCCTGTTAAACCAGAAGTCAAAACTACCTCTGAACGAAAGGAACTAGCTGAACTGAAACCCAAATTTCAAGAGCACATAATTCAGGCACCAAAACCATTGGAAACAATTAAAAGGCCAAG CCCAGATGAGCCAATGACAAATTTACAGCTGAAAGTGTCAGCTTCCTTGAAGCAAGCACTAGATAAACTGAAGCTGTCatcagaaaatgaagagaaaaaag AGGAAGACAGTGATGAAATCAAGATTGGGACGGCATGTAAAAATGCAGGCTGTTCAAAA ACGTACCAAGGACCAGAGAGCGCAGAAGAAGTATGTATATACCATTCTGGTGTACCTATATTTCATGAAGG GATGAAGTATTGGAGCtgttgtaaaagaaaaacatctgacTTCAATACATTTTTAGCTCAAGAAGGCTGCACAACAGGAACACATGTATGGACTAAAAAGGATGAG GGTAAGAAAGTAGTTCCATGCAGGCATGACTGGCACCAGACTGGAGGAGAAGTGACTATTTCTGTGTATGCTAAAAACTCTGTTCCCGATCTGAGCTACGTAGAAGCAAATAGCACAATG TTAAATATCCATATTGTATTTGAAGGAGATAAGGAATTTCATCGCAGTGTGAAACTGTGGGGA GTAATCGACGTAAAGAGAAGTTATGTGAACATGACGGCTACAAAGATCGAGCTCACTATGAGAAAAGCAGAGCCCTTATTATGGGCAAGTCTTGAATTACCAGTATCCAgcacacaacaacaaaaagagagttCAGATCAATAA